One genomic window of Borreliella burgdorferi B31 includes the following:
- the yidD gene encoding membrane protein insertion efficiency factor YidD: MNIFKILFILNYALIFLIKIYQNTLSKIFGLQCIYKPTCSKYSIECLKKYNFLTALILMTLRIIRCNALFKGGNDFTPKYKPILESLKEFKKRLIK; this comes from the coding sequence ATGAACATTTTTAAAATTTTATTTATCTTAAATTATGCTCTTATTTTTCTAATAAAAATTTACCAAAATACTTTATCTAAAATATTTGGACTACAATGCATATACAAACCTACCTGCTCAAAATATTCAATTGAATGTCTTAAAAAATACAATTTTTTAACGGCTTTAATATTAATGACACTAAGAATAATAAGATGTAACGCATTATTCAAAGGGGGAAACGATTTTACTCCTAAATACAAACCCATTTTAGAATCCTTAAAAGAATTTAAAAAAAGATTAATCAAATAA
- a CDS encoding TolC family protein → MIFIIRGLQIKKIFLIFITVSFSFAEIIQISPKQAVNMALENSLDSENALYKENIKKLYKNNAWNVFVPNVNLSSTLSRNPSALSELERDYWGFGFGVGINLSLSPSVLKRMQLVMLEYESAKIERESAVRNIKLNVLKSYNQLIALKSTLKVFESQIQNSKLKFEQARIAYNNGLISEIDFLDAQLKYKKSQPDLDGHIINFEKSKEIFKLLIGLDHDQDFEIIGELPDETIDFSLFNEALNFNESLEIKDLNMRLKMTEQLIDSLWLDTYLPSLSLSFSYSPYKSFHENSKGFSTGFLASFSLNYGLTEIFPFSKSFTKIQDNNYQLKILQNNVEGKIRNLKSSIVQKRKDIRRYKAILDASKINVELANKNYQMAFNAFNSGVMDLSKLNDIELVYKQSDLKFIEDKLNYANSILEYKNLINSLD, encoded by the coding sequence TTGATTTTTATTATAAGGGGGCTTCAAATTAAAAAAATTTTTTTAATTTTTATTACTGTCTCTTTTTCTTTTGCTGAAATTATTCAAATATCCCCCAAGCAAGCTGTAAATATGGCTTTAGAAAATAGCTTGGATTCAGAAAATGCTTTGTACAAAGAAAATATAAAAAAACTTTATAAAAATAATGCATGGAATGTTTTTGTTCCAAATGTTAACCTTAGCTCTACACTTAGTAGAAATCCTTCTGCTTTGAGTGAGCTTGAAAGAGATTATTGGGGTTTTGGGTTTGGAGTTGGGATTAATCTTTCTTTGTCCCCTTCTGTTTTAAAGAGAATGCAACTTGTTATGTTGGAATATGAAAGCGCAAAAATAGAAAGGGAGAGTGCTGTTCGTAATATCAAGCTAAATGTTCTTAAGTCTTACAATCAATTGATAGCTTTAAAGAGCACTTTGAAAGTTTTTGAGAGTCAAATACAAAATAGTAAACTTAAATTTGAACAAGCTAGAATTGCTTATAACAATGGACTAATATCAGAAATAGATTTCCTTGATGCTCAGCTTAAGTATAAAAAATCTCAACCAGATTTGGATGGTCATATTATTAATTTTGAAAAATCAAAAGAAATTTTCAAATTATTAATAGGATTAGATCATGATCAAGATTTTGAAATTATTGGAGAATTGCCAGACGAAACAATAGATTTTTCTCTATTTAATGAGGCATTAAATTTTAATGAATCATTAGAGATTAAGGATTTGAATATGCGCTTAAAAATGACCGAGCAGCTCATTGATTCGCTTTGGTTAGATACTTATTTGCCAAGCCTTTCTTTGTCATTTTCTTACTCTCCTTATAAATCATTTCATGAAAATTCCAAGGGCTTTTCAACTGGATTTTTAGCATCCTTTAGTTTAAATTATGGTTTAACTGAAATATTTCCATTTTCAAAGAGTTTTACAAAAATACAAGATAACAACTATCAGCTAAAAATACTACAAAACAATGTTGAAGGTAAAATCAGGAATTTAAAATCTAGTATTGTGCAAAAAAGAAAAGATATTAGAAGATATAAAGCGATTCTTGATGCTTCTAAAATTAATGTAGAATTAGCGAATAAAAATTATCAAATGGCATTTAATGCTTTTAATTCCGGGGTCATGGATCTTTCTAAATTAAATGATATTGAACTTGTTTATAAGCAGAGCGATTTAAAGTTCATTGAAGATAAATTAAATTATGCCAATTCTATACTTGAATATAAAAATTTAATAAATTCATTAGACTAA
- a CDS encoding efflux RND transporter periplasmic adaptor subunit, producing MNLIFNINLYLKKYFLVLFLVLVACVGDNKLDDKNIDKEKESSYRFPVIAMKVKKGILSDYLSLNGDVDTKVKADIFPDAVGKITSLRIKLGAYVQKGQIVATLDPSRPGSVYLKSPVRAPISGYILNITKKIGETVNPQSNIAVVGRIDTKQILTYVSEKYISNIKVGNDAIIEVGAYSNEKFKAKVSEISPILDSKSRTIEVYLTPIGSNLDKLIIGMFSKIKLITKRFKDVIKISREAVVEREGKKFVFKVDLESKSVQMLPITVLFEIDNIVALSGEVEENDLIVVEGMSALSNGSLINLVDTKEGLSAESNI from the coding sequence ATGAATTTGATTTTTAATATTAATTTATATTTAAAAAAATATTTTTTAGTTTTATTCTTAGTTTTAGTTGCTTGTGTTGGTGATAACAAGCTAGATGACAAAAATATTGATAAGGAGAAAGAAAGTTCCTATAGATTCCCAGTAATTGCTATGAAAGTTAAAAAGGGAATCTTGAGCGATTATTTGTCTTTAAATGGAGATGTAGATACAAAAGTTAAGGCAGATATTTTTCCAGACGCTGTGGGCAAAATAACTTCTTTGAGAATAAAACTTGGAGCTTATGTTCAAAAGGGACAAATAGTTGCAACTCTTGATCCTTCAAGACCTGGTTCTGTATATTTGAAAAGTCCTGTAAGAGCGCCAATCTCAGGATATATTTTAAATATTACAAAAAAAATTGGTGAAACAGTTAATCCCCAGTCCAACATAGCAGTAGTGGGAAGGATAGATACAAAGCAAATTTTAACCTATGTGTCTGAGAAATACATTTCAAATATTAAAGTTGGAAATGATGCTATTATTGAGGTTGGAGCTTATTCTAATGAAAAGTTTAAAGCTAAAGTTTCAGAAATATCTCCCATTTTAGATTCTAAAAGTCGAACTATCGAAGTATATCTTACGCCTATTGGTAGTAATTTAGATAAACTGATTATTGGTATGTTTTCTAAAATCAAACTTATTACTAAGCGATTTAAAGATGTAATTAAGATTTCAAGAGAGGCTGTTGTTGAGAGAGAGGGCAAAAAATTTGTATTTAAGGTTGATTTAGAGAGTAAGAGTGTTCAAATGTTACCCATTACAGTGCTTTTTGAAATAGATAACATTGTAGCTCTTTCGGGCGAGGTTGAAGAGAATGATTTAATTGTAGTAGAAGGCATGTCTGCTCTTTCTAATGGATCTCTAATAAATTTGGTAGATACCAAAGAGGGTCTTTCAGCCGAAAGCAATATTTAA